The Thalassoglobus sp. JC818 DNA segment GTGAGAGCCTGTCCGATATCCATCGGCTTGAAGTTAAATGGAATACTCGAATTCTTCCCAGATTGATATCATCTGATTGGTCAGTGAAACTCAGGGCCTTCTGTCATAGCAATACAACGGCATGCAACGTGAATCCTTATCTCGTAATGCAGCAACCCGGAATTGGCTTTGGTTTCCTAAATGTTAGTACACAACTCGAAGCAGCATCGATTCGTATGTCTCAGCCTGTTTGTCTTAGCTGGTACCGTTGTGGCCTATGTGCAAAACCTATGGCATCTAGCGGAGAATACTGAGGCTGACTCAACTGTACGATCGCTTTACTCACATCTTGAGAAGTCTCAAATGGTAACCACCAGAAGCGAAGAATGGGTGATTGTTGACGACGATTCATATGATGAAATAGTGAAACCGATGTTCATTTCAAGTGTTGAAGATCCTCAACGCACCATTCGAGATCCATGGGGAAATCGCCTGCATATTGCGGTGAGGTACGTGACACCGAAGCAATGTGCGTATACCGTGTGGTCAGCAGGGCCAGATGGCGTAAGCGGCTCAGCAGATGATATTGTTTCCTGGTGCAATAATGTTTCCAAGCTCCCTGCCGGTCAAGTTACAATAATCCAGGCACGCGACATAGAGTCCGCTGAAGGGACCGAATAGCAAAGTAGGTCAGGCTGTGTCTGACGATTAATGACGTAGATGATCACCTTGCGTGATTCAACGGCAATTGCGAGGACGAATAATTTGGCAGGGGCTCCTTGATACCGTTGAAGAGGGGATGGCGACTCACTTTTGGCGGATGTATCATGATTCCGGAAGACTGACTGGTTAGACATTCTGCAATTCCGTGAGGAACATTCAATTGCCCATATGTCGAAAACGAGAACCGTACTCAAGGAATGACGACTGGTCAGCTCTTTTCGGCCAGTTGAGCCACTGGTGACACTTGGGAGTGAGAATGTGTTTCTGATTTTACTCCAACGCTCAAGCAGCTATCTCGCTAAACTTGTTCACTGTTTCGAAGTATTGAATGCGCATATACAAAATGTTGCGACGAATAGCAGTTTTCGCTGGGGTGTTGATTGTTGGACTTGTATTTCTAATCGTTTCGGAATTGCGGTATGGGCGTCAGTAACGCTTGCAGAGTAATTCGGCTTTGACCGTCGTTTTTCAAGGAGAGTTGACCGATGTACGTTCTGCGTCGATTGTCTCAGGCAAAGAGAAACACATACTCGATGCTGAGAATGAGATCAGTCTTCCAGAACACTTTTTTCATCAGCCGTTCCAGGTCGTTCTGGATCTGTCAGATGGTCGTCGTATGGAGTTCAATAGAAGTCCATTAAACGATTCTCAGATTCGGCTGGCGAATTTGCAAAGAGTCGAGGTGACGTTTTCTATGCAGGACGTTAAGATCAGATACGAGTTCAATGCTGAGTTTTCGATTCCTGTTGAAGATTTAGGGTGGAAGGGATGGCTGCTGGGGCGTTGACGGTTCGTGTGGCTTGCATGATGAAGGGTGTGGTTGGTCACCGTCGATTTCTAATGGGCGACAAAGAATGAGAATGCATGAGAATGTTCAGTCGACTATGCCCAAGGGAGGAGTCTTTGGCACGTTCGGATTCAAGGCACCTCAATGAGTTCCGGTCTAGCAAGGTGGGTGGAGCTATGGCTGAGTCTAAGGAGATTGATGATCAGCTATCCCGACGGGACGGAGATTGACAGGACACCCAACTCGCGCTGATTTCAGCACTCGCTTGAAGTGGGGATGACGACGCACATGTCGCGGACGTATGATGGTTCTGTCAGGATGTTCGGTCAGACGTTTGGAAATTGCGTGAGCGAGACGCGTTCTTGCAGCAACGATTGCACTTCCGCCTCATTCGCAGGTCTGGGAGAAACGTTCGCTTACTCTGATGATGAGATCAGAACCGCACTCAAGTGTCGATTGCCAGACTGCTCTCTGCAGACTGCAATGACTCTTTGCCAAGTGAGTAAGTGTTGAGTCAGGTACTTGTCGCTTAAGTGCGAGGGCGTTCCTCGTAACTCCATAGGCGAGTTCGGCCCGCTATTTGATTGCCGCTTTCGTCGAGAGTATCCGAACCCGGGCCGAAGTGTGCGAACCAGTGTTTGTCGAACGTTCCGTCGAATTCCGAGTACACGTCATCGCCGCCACCGAGCAAGAAGCTTGCTCGGGAGAAGTAGGTGTTATTCGAATGGGCAATGACATCGTCTCCGTCTCCAGTGAGAACCTTCAGCTTCTTACCAAAGGTTGCTCCATTGCTGACAATTCCGTCGTCGCCACTCCCGAGTTTCAAGGTGACATTCTTCTCGAAAGTCGATCCTTCGAATCTGACGTGATTGTCGCCGTCCCCGAGCTTGATTTTAACTTTGGCGTCGATGCTCGTAGGAGTTGTGGAATTAAAGAAGCTTTCGTCGGAAACAAAGTGAACTCTGTCAGCTTCGCTGCCGCCGGTGATTTTCAGCCCTTTCCGTAGCTGTAAGTCACCTCCAACAAACAGCGAGTCGTTCCCCTCTCCTAAGTCGACGCGGATCGATTTCACGTTCTGAAATGATTCCGCCACGGTGTCGAAGTGTCCGTCGCCAGTCGTGTCGATCCTGACTTCAATTATTCCCTCTCCAGTCCCAAACAGACCGATGATGTCGTCTCCGTGGTGGCCATTGACGTTCAGTCGTCCATTTCGAGCAATGAAGCTGTTCGTCACGACGTTTGTGGGTGCGGGCGAACTCTGATATTCATATGCCCCGATGTCGACAGTACCGCCGGTAATGCGACTGAATCCGGCACCACGCTGGTCAGTTGTGAGAGCGTTACCGCTCTGCGGGTCGTCTGCGAGGGAGTTGTCACCGGCATTGATAGCTGCGCTGCCAGCGAGCAGGGCCATCGTCGGTGTGGGACCTCCGTTGTCCTGAAGATCTCCGAGCATAGGGTCTACGCCAGTGATCGTGTTGACGAGACCGGTCGTATTGTTCCATTGAATGAGGTTGTTGCTTCCAGAAAGTGTACCGCCACTTGAGTTTCCGTCGAGGTCACTGCTGCCGAGGCTGTTCGCGAGAATGGAGTTGTTCAGGACGAGCGAATTCATATTCATGATCGCACTGCCTGAATTCCCATAGAACGTGCTGTTGGAAACTTCTAATGTAAACCTCGGGCTAGTGTTTAAGATACCGCCGCCGAAACCTCCTGAATTTCCACTGAATGTGCTGTTGGAAACAGAAAGTTTTCCATTGTTGGTGATGCCGGCGCCGTTGTCGCCAGAGTTATTGGCCAGTGTGCTGCCGGTAACTGTTAGTTGTCCGGAAGCTCGGTTGTAAATTCCTCCTCCCCCACCACCGCCACCAACGGTTGAGTTCCCGCTGATGGTGCTATTTGCCAGTGTTAAGAATCCGTAGTTATCAATACCGCCGCCGTTGTTCGCGTCGTCGTAGGCGTAAATGGTCTTTCCGTCACTGATCGTCAGGCCGCTGATTGAGGCTGTCACTCCGGTCTCGACTTGGAACACTCGGGAGTTACCATTTCCGCTAATTGTCAACTGATCGGCCCCGAGTCCCACGATGGTCATGGTTCCGATTGTATCGCTCAACGTCAGTTGTCCCGATGTGAGCGTAATCGTTCCTCCTGCCAGTGCTGCGGAGAACTGAATGATCTCGTCGCCTTCATTGGCATTGGCTTGATCGATTGCATCGCGAAGGCTGCCGGTTCCCGAATCTGCGAGGGTCGTGACGGTGAAGGTTTCAGACGTTCCATCACTCAATTCATAGGCACCGATGTCGACAGTCACTCCGACAATACGTGTATATCCCTCACCACGTTGGTCAGTCCGCAGTGGATCGTTTTCAGGATTGACGGAGAGAAGGTTGTCACCGGCATTCACAGCGACACTCCCCACAAGAAGTGCGTGCGTTTGCGTAGGGCCGCCATTGTACTCGAGATCCCCAAGCAGCGGATCTTGGCCGGTGATCGTGTTTGATAGTCCCGCTGTCGAGTCGGCATTTTCGATGAGGTTGTGACTGCCCGACATGGTTCCA contains these protein-coding regions:
- a CDS encoding right-handed parallel beta-helix repeat-containing protein, which gives rise to MSIRPSTLSELLEDRIVLSAFTVTTLADSGAGSLRDAIDQANSNPGNDSIEFDASLSGEITLSSGELTLSDTSGDITISGRGASQLTISGNGNSRVFNIESGVFANISGLTISNGQAEKGGGISNSGTLTLNNTIISGNTATTNYGGGILNEGNMNVVNSTLSGNSVSVAYGYSVGGGAAIFNSGALSILSSTLSGNTAHSLNGGGVYNASRASLTITGSTFSGNVADGGGGAIFNTDVVQLINSTLTGNSANFGGGIDSSDGELTITNSTISGNTANAEDFGGAINYSGTLIMNNSILANSTNGLDLSHGGAIHSSSGSNNLVENGDIGGLSNTITGQDPMLGSLSDNGGPTQTLALLEGSSAINAGNNSLAVEFGTTALTTDQRGLGFRRITDGTVDIGAFEYESGPPIFTVTNLNDSGDGSLRDAIEQANSNAGRETIVFDSSLSGQITLTSGQLILSDTTGTISLEGLGANLLTITGSNLSRIFEVQAGVTATISGVTISDGYAQYGGGVRNDGILTIAASTISGNTAQGPSAGGLGGGVYNSLDATLTIVNSTVSGNTVVNGSGGGVFNHGSLTVTNSTISGNTATGNNGGGIVNYGSATVTSTTISGNSIDDAGGAGIGNAGTLVLNNTIIANSLSGFDLDNYGTMSGSHNLIENADSTAGLSNTITGQDPLLGDLEYNGGPTQTHALLVGSVAVNAGDNLLSVNPENDPLRTDQRGEGYTRIVGVTVDIGAYELSDGTSETFTVTTLADSGTGSLRDAIDQANANEGDEIIQFSAALAGGTITLTSGQLTLSDTIGTMTIVGLGADQLTISGNGNSRVFQVETGVTASISGLTISDGKTIYAYDDANNGGGIDNYGFLTLANSTISGNSTVGGGGGGGGIYNRASGQLTVTGSTLANNSGDNGAGITNNGKLSVSNSTFSGNSGGFGGGILNTSPRFTLEVSNSTFYGNSGSAIMNMNSLVLNNSILANSLGSSDLDGNSSGGTLSGSNNLIQWNNTTGLVNTITGVDPMLGDLQDNGGPTPTMALLAGSAAINAGDNSLADDPQSGNALTTDQRGAGFSRITGGTVDIGAYEYQSSPAPTNVVTNSFIARNGRLNVNGHHGDDIIGLFGTGEGIIEVRIDTTGDGHFDTVAESFQNVKSIRVDLGEGNDSLFVGGDLQLRKGLKITGGSEADRVHFVSDESFFNSTTPTSIDAKVKIKLGDGDNHVRFEGSTFEKNVTLKLGSGDDGIVSNGATFGKKLKVLTGDGDDVIAHSNNTYFSRASFLLGGGDDVYSEFDGTFDKHWFAHFGPGSDTLDESGNQIAGRTRLWSYEERPRT